Within Hyla sarda isolate aHylSar1 chromosome 7, aHylSar1.hap1, whole genome shotgun sequence, the genomic segment CACCTCCCTCAGGTATCGcggggtgcagtatagaggagagCGCTCTCATTGACATGGTGAACGATGGAGTGGAGGACCTAAGGATTAAATTCAGCCGAATGTACTATGAGTTTGTACGTATAatgaataatgtatatttaattgtaatTTAAGGGGGTGATCATCCGACTACATAATGTGTATATGTGGGCTCCTCCCTTgatggcagaggagtctggagggaggaggacagaggggtctggtgggaggagaacaggggagtctggaggaggaggaggacagaggagtctggtgggaggagggcagaggggtctggtgggaggagggcagaggagtctggagtgaggaggacagaggagtctggagggaggaggacagaggagtctgggggaggaggacagaggagtctggagggaggaggacagagcagtctggagggaggaggacagaggagggtgATAATATGCAGAGAATAAtaattggttgaacttgatggacgattgtcttttttcgaccatactaactatgtaataatTGTATCTTGCAGGAGACGGCTAAAGAGAAGTACGAGAAGGATCTTCCCAATCACTTGTCTCCATTTGAGAAGATTCTTTCCCAGAACGATAAAGGAACCAAATATGTGGTGGGGGAGAAGGTAAAATAATCAGCTTATTATTAtttagaggaggaggggggggggggagtcgggGTCACCAACCATCTAGATTCGCAGATTCTCTAAACATCCATAAAATGACCTGTAACAACCAATGGGAACGGGCAGGAGCTTCAAATGAGAAGTGGCCCCGATCATCAGCTCTCCAGGACAGGGACATAGAAGAGGGGCCCATATCATGTACCCTTCCCTCTAGGAGAATATTATATACTTAGTGCTCAGCTTGACCCCTCATGCCTATTATAAATGGACATGTTGAGAGTCTGATGACATGTTAGTGGCCCCTCTTATGAAGGTCCTGGGGGCCGACTGTCCAATCTATAAGGATTACTGACTGGTTTCTTCTCCCCACAGATCTCCTATGCTGACTACAGCCTCCTGGACCTTCTGCACGGTCACCTCCATtttttcccagcatgcctttcctcATTCCCCCTCCTGACAGCATACATTGATCGCGTTAGCTCCCGCCCTAAACTTAGCGAATACTTGAAATCTGACGCTCGCAACAACCGACCAATTGTCCCTAAAAAATGAATGAACATTGGGAGATGGAACAAGTTCACAACCAACAGTAGCTCAATAACAGCTCCCAAATGTAGGCGAAGGAACCCCAAGGTACCCATGGCCCCATCAAGTGTTTTTGTGTCCTTGTTGTTGTTTTGtgcaaataaataattttgatttCTTCTAAGACTCGTCTTGTGACTTGTTTTCTAACAGATCAGCTGTGAGAGGGAGTAGAGCAGCCAAGTCCTCAGGGAGGGCAGATAACACATTGtacacaagtctatggaaggtggTGGGAGAGATGGTACAATCTTTGTGGAGAGAGGGGAGAGCTCCCATAGTAATAAGGTGACTTATGCCCTGGAAAAGGTTCTACAGCGCTTCAGCTTTAGGTCCATCTCAGGAAGTGGAGCATTTCTTTAAGAGAGTCTACTTGTGTAATTAATTTTATAGATAGAAAATTCCATAGCTACTTGTTTAATCCTATTTGGTGTGATGGAggatgtacatacattatataggcCGGTCAGCAGAGGATCCCGGTCACCTGAGaaataacatctggaagagcagagTACCTATCCCTTTAAGAGGCCTGATGGGCTTTGGGGCCTGGTTTCTCCATTTTCTTTTAGCTTTAGAATCAGAGCCAGTTCACTGTGTGGAGAATCCCAGTGTGCACAGTCTGTAGGGAGAAGCTCCAGTCATGGTAGAGCCCGGCCAGTCTGTAGGGAGAAGCTCCAGTCTTGTAGAACCTGGCCAGTCTGAAGGGAGAAGCTTCAGTACTGGTAGAGCCTGGCCAGTCGGAAGGGAGAAGCTCCAGTCCTGGTAGAGCCCGGCCAGTCTGAAGGGAGAAGCTCCAGTCCTGGTAGAGCCCGGCCAGTCTGAAGGGAGAAGCTCCAGTCCTGTAGAACCTGTCCAGTCTGAAGGGAGAAGCTCCAGTCCTGGTAGAGCCCGGCCAGTCTGATGGGAGAAGCTCCATTCCTGGTAGAGCCCGGCTAGTTTGAAGGGAGAAGCTCCAGTCCTGTAGAACCTGGCCAGTCTGAAAGGAGAAGCTCCAGTCCTGGTACAGCCCGGCCAGTTTGAAGGGAGAAGCTCCAGTCCTGGTAGAGCCTGGGCCAGTCTGAAAGGAGAAGCTCCAGTCCTGGTAGAGCCTGGGCCAGTCTGAAAGGAGAAGCTCCAGTCCTGGTAGAGCCTGGCCAGTCTGAAAGGAGAAGCTCCAGTCCTGGTAAAGCCTGGACAGTCTGAAGGGAGAAGCTCCAGTCCTGGTAGAGCATGGGCCAGTCTGAAAGGAGAAGCTCCATTCCTGGCAGAGCCTGGACAATCTGAAGGGAGAAGCTCCAGTCCTGGTAAAGCCCAGCCAGTCTGAAAGGAGAAGCTCCAGTCCTGGTAGAGCCCGGCCAGTCTGAAGGGAGAAGCTCCAGTCCTGGTAGAGCCTGGGCCAGTCTGTAGGGAGAAGCTCCAGTCCTGTAGAACCTGGCCAGTCTGAAGGGAGAAGCTTCAGTACTGGTAGAGCCTGGCCAGTCGGAAGGGAGAAGCTCCATTCCTAGTAGAGCCCGGCCAGTCTGAAAGGAGAAGCTCCAGTCCTGGTAGAGCCCGGCCAGTCTGAAGGGAGAAGCTCCAGTCCTGTAGAACCTGTCCAGCCTGAAGGGAGAAGCTCCAGTCCTGGTAGAGCCCGGCCAGTCTGATGGGAGAAGCTCCATTCCTGGTAGAGCATGGCCAGTCTGAAAGGAGAAGCTCCAGTCCTGGTAGAGCCTGGGCCAGTCTGAAAGGAAAAGCTCCAGTCCTGGTAGAGCCTGGACAGTCTGAAGGGAGAAGCTCCAGTCCTGGTAGAGCATGGGCCAGTCTGAAAGGAGAAGCTCCAGTCCTGGTAGAGCCTGGACAGTCTGAAGGGAGAAGCTCCAGTCCTGGTAGAGCCTGGGCCAGTCTGAAAGGAGAAGCTCCAGTCCTGGTAGAGCCTGGGCCAGTCTGAAAGGAGAAGCTCCAGTCCTGGCAGAGCCTGGACAGTCTGAATGGAGAAGCTCCAGTCCTGGTAGAGCCCGGCCAGTCTGAAAGGAGAAGCTCCAGTCCTGGTAGAGCCCGGACAGTTTGAAGGGAGAAGCTCCAGTCCTGTAGAACCTGGCCAGTCTGAAAGGAGAACCTCCAGTCCTGGTAGAGCCCAGCCAGTCTGAAGGGAGAAGCTCCAGTCCTGGTAGAGCCTGGGCTAGTCTGAAAGGAGAAGCTCCAGTCCTGGTAGAGCCTGGGCCAGTCTGAAAGGAGAAGCTCCAGTCCTGGAAGAGCCTGGGCCAGTCTGAAAGGAGAAGCTCCAGTCCTGGTAGAGCCTGGACAGTCTGAAAGGAGAAGCTCCAGTCCTGGTAGAGCATGGGCCAGTCTGAAAGGAGAAGCTCCAGTCCTGGTAGAGCCTGGACAGTCTGAAGGGAGAAGCTCCAGTCCTGGTAGAGCCTGGGCCAGTCTGAAAGGAAAAGCTCCAGTCCTGGCAGAGCCTGGACAGTCTGAAGGGAGAAGCTCCAGTCCTGGTAGAGCCTGGCCAGTCTGAAAGGAGAAGCTCCAGTCCTGGTAGAGCCCGGCCAGTTTGAAGGGAGAAGCTCCAGTCCTGTAGAACCTGGCCAGTCTGAAAGGAGAAGCTCCAGTCCTGGTAGAGCCTGGCCAGTCTGAAGGGAGAAGCTCCAGTCCTGGTAGAGCCTGGGCCAGTCTGAAAGGAGAAGCTCCAGTCCTGGTAGAGCCTGGACAATCTGAAGGGAGAAGCTCCAGTCCTGGTTGAGCCCGGCCAGTCTGAAGGGAGAAGCTCCAGTCCTGGTAGAGCCCGGCAAGTCTGAAGGGAGAAGCTCCAGTCCTGGTAGAGCCTGGACAGTCTGAAGGGAGAAGCTCCAGTCCTGGTAGAGCCTGGACAGTCTGAAGGGAGAAGCTCCAGTCCTGGTAGAGCCTGGGCCAGTCTGAAGGGAGAAGCTCCAGTCCTGGTAGAGCCTGGACAGTCTGAAGGGAGAAGCTCCAGTCCTGGCAGAGCCTGGGACAGTCTGAAGGGAGAAGCTCCAGTCCTGGTAGAGCCCGGCCAGTCTGAAAGGAGAAGCTCCAGTCCTGGTAGAGCCCGGCCAGTCTGTAGGGAGAAGCTCCAGTCCTGGTAGAGCCTGGACAGTCTGAAGGGAGAAGTTCC encodes:
- the LOC130281746 gene encoding glutathione S-transferase P 1-like — translated: MSGYVITYFPLRGRSEVIRLLLADQGASWTDEDVPMADWFAGKCDLKKEAVFGQLPQLKDGDFVLYQSNSILRYLGRKYGIAGCSIEESALIDMVNDGVEDLRIKFSRMYYEFETAKEKYEKDLPNHLSPFEKILSQNDKGTKYVVGEKISYADYSLLDLLHGHLHFFPACLSSFPLLTAYIDRVSSRPKLSEYLKSDARNNRPIVPKK